The sequence below is a genomic window from Haloterrigena turkmenica DSM 5511.
GACGTGCTCGGCGACGAGTGCGCACGAATGATTCTCGTCGCCACGAGCGACGGTCCGAAGACGGCAAAGGAGCTAACGAAGCGGACGGACAGCTCGTCGGCGACGGTGTATCGACGGATCAATAACCTCCTCGAGAGCGGACTCCTCTCGGAGTGCGTTCGCTTCGACGACGACGGCTCGCATACGACGGCTTACGAAGCGACGATCGAAACGCTCGAGGTAGAGATCTGTGCGGACGGGATCGACGTTTCGATGCCGTCCACCGACGAGTGAGTGCGGGCGACGCAATCGATCACAGTGTGGGGGCTGCCCGACCGAGTAGGTCGACGGGGGCGCCGGGAGGCAAGTGAACGACAGCTGTCGCCCGACGCACAGGTACGGACCGTCTCTCTGGAATGAGAATCGCCGGAACGTGCACTTTAGTTCCGCGAATATGTCCTGAAAGGAGTTCTAACATCCCTGTATGATACGGATAACAAATATCTACTCAGGGGAATGGTCACTGTGATTGAGCAATGCACGATCTGACCGGCTTCCAGCGGGACCTCCTGTACGTGATCGCAGGCGCAGATCAACCGTCAGGACAGACCGTCAAAGACGAAGTCGAGAAGTACTACAGCTCCGAGATCAATCACGGACGACTGTATCCCAACCTCGATACACTCGTCAACAAGGAACTCGTCGAGAAAGGGGAACTCGACAGGCGGACGAACTACTACGCGATCACGGAGACGGGCCACGAGCGAATCCAGGAGCGTCGCGAGTGGGAAGAGCAGTACGTCGATTTCTAGACTCCCGAGAGCCGCGCGTGGGAAGCCGACCAGGGTCTGCCGGTGGTCGGCCTGCAAAAACGTATCACGCACGCGACCGGTATCGACGGCCGAGCTGACCGCCGAGGCGGTAACCCGACCATAACAAAGCGATTCCCGACAGAGAGAACGAAGCGAGAATGCTCTACGTGTCGTCTCCAAACGGATTACGCCCTCCCGATCAACACCCGGTGGCTAACCGATGAGTCACGGAACGAGTCGCCTGACGGGAGTCGGCGTCATCCGCCAGTATCCGTTCGATCTCGCCGTCGTTTCGGTCGCCGCGATACTGGCGTACGGAATCGCAACGGCCACGCCGGACGGGAACGCGGTGCGGTTGCTCGTCACCTTCCCGCTGGTGCTCTTCCTCCCGGGGTATGCGCTGGTCTCGGTCCTGTTCCCGGCGGCCGATCGAAGCGAGCGGGAAGCGACGTCGACGCCGCTCGATCGACAATCCCGCGGCATCGACGTCCTCGAACGACTGGGACTCGCGGTCGCGCTCTCGCTTGCGGTCGTGCCGATTGTCGGGATCGCCCTGCCGTTTACCCAATGGGGCTTTACGACCGTCTCGACGGCGGCGACGCTCTGTGTCGTCACCGTCGTGCTCGCCCAGCTCGGCGTCATCAGGCGGTTCCGAACGCCGGCATCTGAGCGGTTTACCGTCTCCCCGCTCGCGTCGCTCGCGCGACTCCGGCGCGACGAGAGCGCCGTCGCGACGGCGTCCTCGATACTGGTCGTGCTCGCGATCGGGGCGGCGGCGGGGGCGCTCCTGTTCGGCTTTCTCGTGCCGCCGTCTACCGGCGGCTACACCGAACTGGCGCTGTACAGCGACGACGGCGGCGAGGAGCTGGTCGCCGGCAACATCACCGACGAGGTCGCGCCCGGCGAATCCGTCCCGGTGACCGTCTCGATCACGAATCAGGAAGGCGAGGTGACCGACTACACGGTCGTCGTCCAGGAGCAGGTGATCGAAGACGACAGCGTCGTCGAACGGACGCGGCTCGAGGACCTCGAGACCACCCTCGACGACGGGACGACGGGGACCGGCGAACTGAGCGTCACGCCGACGGCATCGGAGGGCGAAACCGTCCGGATTAGCGTCCTCCTGTACGAGGGAGAGCCGCCGGAAGAGCCGACGAACGAGAACGCCGAGGAAGACACCTACTTCTGGGTGACCGTCGAGGAGTAACGCGTCTCCGACGCCGGAGACGCGACGGTCGCGATTCGTCTATCAGTCTCGAGCGCTGATAGCGACGGCACGTCGCTGTGACGGAGCGGTCATCGGACGCTCCGCTCCGACCGCACTGCGTCGATCCCGTTTTGACCGGAGCGCGACTGCTTCGGGAGCGTCTCGATAGCCGATCCGGGATGAGTATCTCGAGAGCGAACCGAGACCACCAGTCGAGAGCGGCGGCCGGCCGTCGATCGGCGCTGTACGCTCGACGAGAGCTTTTCAGTCACCGTTCGTCCACTGGATCCCTCGCCGTTCGCCGGCGGGTACTCGCTGGAGCGTCGACGTCCACACTGAGAGACGAGTCAATGAGAAAGAATGAGAGCGCTGTCGAAATGAGGTGGTAATACAGTCTTATACTCGGCATCGTGCGTGAGGACGAGAGCGAGCGGTCGTGGTAACGCAACTGGTTGCGCCGGCACAGGGCCGGCGGCCTCGCTGCCGTGAGCAGACGGACGGGAGCGAATCGGGTTCGGAGGTCCGAGCGACGGCGCGAGCGAGAAGAGTGAGCGAGAACCGCGACGATGCACCGGGAGACCGGAAGGCCAGCGAGCGCTCCCGGCCGGAGCGGGACACGCGAGTCTCAGTGGGATCAACTGACGCGTAGAACCAGTCGGGCGGCGTAGGCCTAACGGTCGTCAGCTCGTCAAGCCAAGGGGCAACTCGAGGTCGGGTCGCCGCGAGACGTGCTGGACCACTGCGAGGGCGAGAACGAGCAAGCAAAGCGTCAGTGCGACGACCGGCGCGGCGGCCGCCGTCAGGGGACCGATCGAGAGCCACGAGATCACGAGTCCGAGGACGCCTAGCGCCGTTACCGTCACGTACGGCCGGTGCCACTCCCGCTGATCCTCGAGTCGGTGATCGAGGTAGGGGTCGAAGACGTCCTCGTGGGGGAGGAGATCGATGGTGTGATCGTCGGGGTCCCAGTCGACGATTCCGTGTTCTTCGAGCATCGGCAGGTGAGTCTGGTAGAGGGAGATGTACACCCGCCGACGCTGCGTGCGCGTTACTTCGTCCGGGTCGACGTCGTTTTCCCAGGCAGCGACCTGTTCGACGAGCGGAGCGAGATCGCAGGCGCCGCCCTGCCGCTTGAGATACTGGACGGTCCGTCGCCGACGAGCGTTGCTGAAGACGTCGAACAGTTCGGCCTGTGTCAGTTCGTGTTCAGACATAGGCGTCCTCGCGTTCCCAAACCGGTTTCCGAATCCGGTTTCCGGGGCTATTCGGATACCTCACGTCACCGAATGGGACGGATTGGCACTTTACTATCACTCGGCTACCCGTGCGAAAGGGATTTATACCAGCTTCCGGCTGTGACTGACATCTAAGCCGACATTTCTCCGCGAACTACCGTCCGGATCGACTGAGCACGGGCGGAGCCACCTCTATCGAGGTGATTTCGCCACGTCGACCACCATCTCGTGTATAGTTCGTGACTACGGCGGCCTCAGGGCAGGGATAACAAAGCCGTGCTACCGGCTGTATCAGCACGATTGCCCACGCGGGTATCGAGTACTCAACGATGTATCATCCAACACGACAGTTCCGTACTCACGGCACGGTCTCGAGGAACGGTTCCGGAGGTGAGACGCCGTGAGCGGGTTCGTCCACGGGGAGGATTGCACGGTCGACGACGACGCGACGGTCGGACACGGCGAGTTCGACGAGCCGACGCGAGTCGGCGACGGCGCGACGATCAGGGCCGGCTCGATCGTCTACGGCGACGTGACGATCGGCGACGAGTTCACGACCGGTCACGACGTCCTGGTCCGGGAAGGGACGACGATGGGCGACGACGTCCTCGTCGGCACCAAGACGGTCATCGACGGTCAGACGACGATCGGCTCCCACGTCAGCCTCCAGACGAACGTCTACATTCCGACCGAGACGACGATCGGGGATAACGTCTTCATCGGGCCGAGCGCGGCCCTGACGAACGACGAGTACCCGATCAGGACGGACAACGGCCTCGAGGGGCCGACGATCGAGGACGGCGCATCGATCGGGGCGAACGCGACGCTGTTGCCCGGCGTCACTATCGGCGAAAACGCCTTCGTCGCCGCCGGGGCGGTCGTCACCGAGGACGTCCCGCCGGACACGCTCGCCGTCGGCACGCCGGCGACGGTTCAGGCGTTGCCCGAACCGCTCGAGGGAGCAAACCAGATCGCATGACTGACCCGAACACCGATCCCGACAGCGAAGGGGAGTCCAGAACCGACGCCGATACCGGGCCGGTCACCGAGGCCGACGGTGGCGTCGCCGAGGCCGAGACCGAGAGCGACGCGTCGGCGCCGGAGCCGAGCGACGAGGGCGCCGAGACCAGCGACTCCGTCTCGATCGCGAACCCGACGCTCAGCGACGACGCCGTCGAGCGAGTCGAATCGATCCTCGAGAGCGGCATGCTCGCCGACGGGCCGGAAGTCAGAGCCTTCGAGGACGAGTACGCCGCCTACTGCGGCACCGACCGGGCCGTCGGGACCTCCAACGGGACGACCGCCCTGCACGCGGCCCTCGAGGCGCTTGGCCTCGAGGAGGGCGACGCGGTGCTCACGTCGCCGTTTTCCTTCGTCGCGAGCGCGAACGCGATCAGACTCGCCGGCGGCAAGCCGGTCTTCGCCGACATCGATCCGGAGACGTACACGCTCGATCCGGACGCCGTCGAAGGGGTCCTCGAGGAGCGCGACGACGTCGTCGGCCTGCTTCCGGTCCACCTCTACGGGCTTGCGGCCGACATGAAGCGGCTCCGCGAGATCGCCGACGAGCGCGACCTGTTCGTGCTCGAGGACGCCTGCCAGGCCCACGGCGCGGCGATCGACCGCGAGCGAGTCGGTTCGTTCGGCGACGCAGCCTGCTTCTCGTTCTACCCGACGAAGAACATGACGACCGGCGAGGGCGGGATTATCACGACCGATCGCGACGACCTCGCCGATCGAGCCGCGAGCTTCGTCAACCACGGCCGGGACGTCGGCGAGGGCGGCAGCTACGAACACGTCGACCTCGGCCACAACTACCGCATGACGAGCCTCGCCGCCGCCATCGGCCGCGAGCAACTCGAGCGGCTGCCCGAGTTCAACCGGGCGCGTCGGGAAAACGCCGCGTACTACGACGAGCGGCTGGCCGAGCTGCCGGTCGAGACGCCGACGGAACCCGAGGGCTACCGACACGTCTACCACCAGTACACGATCCGGACCGACGAGCGCGACGAGCTGGCGGCGACGCTCGACGAGCGAGGCGTCGACACCGGGATCTACTACGGGACGCCGATCCACCGGCAGCCGGCCTACGAGACGGTGAGTACGGCCGCGGCGACGCTCCCCGAGGCCGAGCGGGCGGCCGAGACCGTGCTCTCGCTGCCGGTGCATCCGACCCTCTCGGAGCGCGATCGACGAACCGTCGTCGAAGCAGTAACCGACCACTTCCACTCCCAATGAACGGAACACCTTCACAACCGATTCGGGCCGGCGTCATCGGCGTCGGCTCCATGGGCGAGAACCACGCGCGCGTGTACAGTGAACTACAAAACGTCGACCTCGCCTGCGTCACCGACCACGACGAGGAGCTCGCGCAGCGAGTCGCCGACGCGTACGCCACCGACGCCGTCGCGTTCGAGACCGCACTCGAGCGCTGTGACGTCGTCACCGTCGCCGTCCCGACGCGGGCCCACTACGACGTCGTCTCGGAGTGTCTGAACGCCGGCGTCCACGTTCTGGTCGAAAAACCGATCGCCGAAACGACCGAAGAGGGCCGCGCGCTGGCCGAACTGGCCGAGGAACGAGGCCTCGTCCTTCAGGTCGGCCACATCGAGCGGTTCAACCCGGCCGTCCAAACGGTGACGGACCTAGTCGAGGACCTCGACGTCATCAGCGTTGAGGCCGACCGGCTCGGTCCGCCGCTCGATCGGACCGCGCTGGGCAACGTCGTCTTCGACCTGATGGTTCACGATCTCGATATCGTCGCCGCGCTGCTCGACGACCGGCCCGACTCAGTGACCGCGACGGGAACCGAGGGCGGGCAGTACGCGACGGCGACGCTGGAGTTCGACGACGTCGTCGCCTCGCTGACGGCCAGTCGCGTCACGCAGAAGAAAGTCCGGACGCTGACCGTCACCGCTCGCGAGTGTCTCGTCGAGGTCGACTATCTGGAGCAGTCGGTGCTGATCCACCGCGACTCCTATCCGGAGTACCTCACCGACGACGGAAAGCGTCGGTACCGCCACGAGAGCGTCGTCGAACGTCCCCGCGTCGACAACGGCGAGCCGCTTCGCCACGAACTCGAGGCGTTCGTCGAGGCCGCCCGGAACGGATCCGAACCGGTCGTCACCGCCGAAGACGGCATCCGGGCCCTCGAGATAGTCCAGTCGATCGACTCGCTGGTTACCGAAGAGACCGAGAAACGGGAGGTGGAGGCCTGATGGCCGGCGAGGACTCCGCTGGCGACGAGAGCGACGTTGGGCTCTACGACGCAGATATTGCGCCGGAACGCCAGCGCGAACTGCTCACCGACGGCGAGATTCCGGTCGCCGTCTACGGCCTCGGAAAGATGGGGCTGCCGCTGGCGGGCGTCTACGCCGAGACGACCGGGAACGTCACCGGCGTCGACATCGACCCCGACGTCGTCGACCGGATCAACGACGGCGAGAGCCACGTCATCGGCGAGCCGGGACTTGACGACCTCGTCGCCGAGCAGGTCGACGCCGGTCAGCTCGAGGCGACGACGGACGGCCCCGAGGCGGCCGCGAACGCGCGGATCCACGTGATCATCGTGCCGACGCTGCTGGACGACGACGACGATCCGAACCTGGCGACCGTCGAGTCGGTCGTCGACGATATCGCTGCCGGACTAGCGCCGGGCGATCTGGTCATCGCCGAGTCGACGCTGCCGCCGACGAGCTGTCGAGACGTTATCCAGCCGCATCTGGAACAGGAAAGCGGTCTCGACGGCGACGAGTTCGGACTGGCGTTCTGTCCGGAGCGGACGTCGAGCGGCCGCGCGCTGGAGGACATCCGCGGCGCGTATCCGAAGGTCGTCGGCGGGATCGATTCGGAGAGCACCCGGGCCGCCGCGGTCGTCTACGACGAACTCTCGAGCAACGAGGTGCACCCGGTCTCGGACGCGACGACCGCGGAGGCCGTCAAAGTGTTCGAGGGCGTCTACCGGGACGTCAATATCGGGCTGGCCAACGAACTGGGTCGGCTGGCCGACGAACTCGGCATCTCGGTCCGCGAAGCGATCGGGACGGCCAACGATCTGCCGATGTGCCAGCTCCACGATCCCGGTCCGGGCGTTGGGGGTCACTGCATCCCCTTCTACCCCCACTTCCTGCTCTCGCAGGCCGAAGAGCCGATGGATCTGACGCGGACGGCCCGCCGACTCAACGACGAGATGCCGGCCGTCACCGTCGGCCGACTCGAGCGGGAGCTCGAGGCGACCGGCGACGACCTCGCGGACGCGTCCGTGGTCGTGCTGGGAATTACCTACCGTCCCGGCGTCGAGGAGACGCGCGCGTCGCCGGCGATCGGCGTGATCGACGCGCTGCAGGAGGCCGGCGCGGACGTCGCCGGGGTCGATCCGCTGGTCGATCCCGCCGACTACGGCGCGCGAGCGGTCGACATCGACGACCTCACAGCGGAGTCGTTCGACGCCGCGGTCGTCGTGACGCCCCACGCCGAGTTCGAATCGATTCCGTGGGCCGACCTCGAGCCGATGGTCGTCGTCGACGGCCGGGACGCGGTCGACCTCTCGGGAACGCCACACCGGAGATACACCCTCGGCGGAACGGCGGACGGACGGCCGCCGCGAGACGACGGCGGCGCGGACGCGATCGCGGCGGACGAACGCTCGCTGACCGCCGACGGCGGCACCGACGAGCGACTGACGGAAACCGGCGGCACCCTCGAGAACCCCGGGGCAGACGATGTATAAGGGCAAACGAATCGGCGTCGTCGTCACGGCCTACGACGAGGAGTCGTTCGTCGGGACCGTCATCGAGACGGTTCCGGACTTCGTCGACCGGATCTACGCCATCGACGACGCCTCGCCGGACGGCAGTTGGCAGGAGATCCAGCACGTCGCCGCGCGGATCAACGAGGACGCCGAGCCCGAGCCGGCGCTCGCGCTGGCCGACGGCGGCGACTCCCGGCGAGTCGTACCGATCCGCCACGAGGAGAACCGCGGCTACGGCGCGGCGGTCAAGACGGGGTACAAACACGCCGCCGAGGACGAGATGGACGTCGTCGCCGTGATGAACGGGGACGGCCAGATGGATCCCGCGATCCTCGATCGGATCATCGATCCGATCGTCGAGGGCGAGGCCGACTACGCGAAGGGGAACCGGCTGCTCCATCCCGAGGACCGCGAGGGGATGTCGACGTTTCGGTTCTTCGGCAACGCCCTGCTCACCGGCCTCTCGAAGTTCGCCTCGGGCTACTGGACCGTCGGCGATCCGCAGAACGGCTACACCGCCATCTCGCGGGAGACGATCGAACGGCTCGACCTCGAGGAGATCACCGATCGGTACGGCTTTCTCAACCACCTGCTGACGCACCTGAACGTCAACGAGTGTCGTGTCGCGGACGTCTCGATGTCGGCCGTCTACGGCGAGGAAAACAGCAGCATCCGCTACGTCCCGTTCGTGCGGTTCGTCTCGCTGCTGTTGCTCCGGAGTTTCGTCTGGCGGCTGAAGACCCGCTACGTGGTCGAGAAGTTCCATCCCGCCGTCGTCCTCTACAGCGCCGGTGCCACCGGACTCCTCGGCGGCAGCGCCGGATTCGGCAACTCGCTCGTGCGAACCCTCCGCGGAAAGGACGGGTACTCCGGGGCGATCAGCTCGTTCGTGGCCTTCCTGGTCGGCCTGATCGCGCTCGGGTTCGCGATCTACCTCGACTTCGACGAAAACGAATCACTCGAGACGACCAGAT
It includes:
- a CDS encoding DegT/DnrJ/EryC1/StrS family aminotransferase is translated as MTDPNTDPDSEGESRTDADTGPVTEADGGVAEAETESDASAPEPSDEGAETSDSVSIANPTLSDDAVERVESILESGMLADGPEVRAFEDEYAAYCGTDRAVGTSNGTTALHAALEALGLEEGDAVLTSPFSFVASANAIRLAGGKPVFADIDPETYTLDPDAVEGVLEERDDVVGLLPVHLYGLAADMKRLREIADERDLFVLEDACQAHGAAIDRERVGSFGDAACFSFYPTKNMTTGEGGIITTDRDDLADRAASFVNHGRDVGEGGSYEHVDLGHNYRMTSLAAAIGREQLERLPEFNRARRENAAYYDERLAELPVETPTEPEGYRHVYHQYTIRTDERDELAATLDERGVDTGIYYGTPIHRQPAYETVSTAAATLPEAERAAETVLSLPVHPTLSERDRRTVVEAVTDHFHSQ
- a CDS encoding PadR family transcriptional regulator, yielding MHDLTGFQRDLLYVIAGADQPSGQTVKDEVEKYYSSEINHGRLYPNLDTLVNKELVEKGELDRRTNYYAITETGHERIQERREWEEQYVDF
- a CDS encoding glycosyltransferase family 2 protein, which encodes MYKGKRIGVVVTAYDEESFVGTVIETVPDFVDRIYAIDDASPDGSWQEIQHVAARINEDAEPEPALALADGGDSRRVVPIRHEENRGYGAAVKTGYKHAAEDEMDVVAVMNGDGQMDPAILDRIIDPIVEGEADYAKGNRLLHPEDREGMSTFRFFGNALLTGLSKFASGYWTVGDPQNGYTAISRETIERLDLEEITDRYGFLNHLLTHLNVNECRVADVSMSAVYGEENSSIRYVPFVRFVSLLLLRSFVWRLKTRYVVEKFHPAVVLYSAGATGLLGGSAGFGNSLVRTLRGKDGYSGAISSFVAFLVGLIALGFAIYLDFDENESLETTRYEYSGTRTEVETPDQSIE
- a CDS encoding DUF7344 domain-containing protein, with the translated sequence MSEHELTQAELFDVFSNARRRRTVQYLKRQGGACDLAPLVEQVAAWENDVDPDEVTRTQRRRVYISLYQTHLPMLEEHGIVDWDPDDHTIDLLPHEDVFDPYLDHRLEDQREWHRPYVTVTALGVLGLVISWLSIGPLTAAAAPVVALTLCLLVLALAVVQHVSRRPDLELPLGLTS
- a CDS encoding acyltransferase yields the protein MSGFVHGEDCTVDDDATVGHGEFDEPTRVGDGATIRAGSIVYGDVTIGDEFTTGHDVLVREGTTMGDDVLVGTKTVIDGQTTIGSHVSLQTNVYIPTETTIGDNVFIGPSAALTNDEYPIRTDNGLEGPTIEDGASIGANATLLPGVTIGENAFVAAGAVVTEDVPPDTLAVGTPATVQALPEPLEGANQIA
- a CDS encoding nucleotide sugar dehydrogenase, producing MAGEDSAGDESDVGLYDADIAPERQRELLTDGEIPVAVYGLGKMGLPLAGVYAETTGNVTGVDIDPDVVDRINDGESHVIGEPGLDDLVAEQVDAGQLEATTDGPEAAANARIHVIIVPTLLDDDDDPNLATVESVVDDIAAGLAPGDLVIAESTLPPTSCRDVIQPHLEQESGLDGDEFGLAFCPERTSSGRALEDIRGAYPKVVGGIDSESTRAAAVVYDELSSNEVHPVSDATTAEAVKVFEGVYRDVNIGLANELGRLADELGISVREAIGTANDLPMCQLHDPGPGVGGHCIPFYPHFLLSQAEEPMDLTRTARRLNDEMPAVTVGRLERELEATGDDLADASVVVLGITYRPGVEETRASPAIGVIDALQEAGADVAGVDPLVDPADYGARAVDIDDLTAESFDAAVVVTPHAEFESIPWADLEPMVVVDGRDAVDLSGTPHRRYTLGGTADGRPPRDDGGADAIAADERSLTADGGTDERLTETGGTLENPGADDV
- a CDS encoding winged helix-turn-helix domain-containing protein — encoded protein: MSMQASDTRTESAPDPSAQLDVLGDECARMILVATSDGPKTAKELTKRTDSSSATVYRRINNLLESGLLSECVRFDDDGSHTTAYEATIETLEVEICADGIDVSMPSTDE
- a CDS encoding DUF1616 domain-containing protein, which translates into the protein MSHGTSRLTGVGVIRQYPFDLAVVSVAAILAYGIATATPDGNAVRLLVTFPLVLFLPGYALVSVLFPAADRSEREATSTPLDRQSRGIDVLERLGLAVALSLAVVPIVGIALPFTQWGFTTVSTAATLCVVTVVLAQLGVIRRFRTPASERFTVSPLASLARLRRDESAVATASSILVVLAIGAAAGALLFGFLVPPSTGGYTELALYSDDGGEELVAGNITDEVAPGESVPVTVSITNQEGEVTDYTVVVQEQVIEDDSVVERTRLEDLETTLDDGTTGTGELSVTPTASEGETVRISVLLYEGEPPEEPTNENAEEDTYFWVTVEE
- a CDS encoding Gfo/Idh/MocA family protein, with protein sequence MNGTPSQPIRAGVIGVGSMGENHARVYSELQNVDLACVTDHDEELAQRVADAYATDAVAFETALERCDVVTVAVPTRAHYDVVSECLNAGVHVLVEKPIAETTEEGRALAELAEERGLVLQVGHIERFNPAVQTVTDLVEDLDVISVEADRLGPPLDRTALGNVVFDLMVHDLDIVAALLDDRPDSVTATGTEGGQYATATLEFDDVVASLTASRVTQKKVRTLTVTARECLVEVDYLEQSVLIHRDSYPEYLTDDGKRRYRHESVVERPRVDNGEPLRHELEAFVEAARNGSEPVVTAEDGIRALEIVQSIDSLVTEETEKREVEA